A stretch of the Musa acuminata AAA Group cultivar baxijiao chromosome BXJ2-7, Cavendish_Baxijiao_AAA, whole genome shotgun sequence genome encodes the following:
- the LOC103991140 gene encoding probable transcription factor At5g28040, producing the protein MRTAEEAEQERAVFEDEEDSTSGSDDSEDDNDGNGRAPPPPPPMQCQTVPLAGNVVPLASSHHVGDPNPNRIPNTSGPAAAAAAPQNGANPVVRVSAAISTPSGAGLFISSSSVPVSVATASEERRSLAVVSFDESRRLFQRLWTDEEEIKILQRFLGFTSRRGTTFASHQYDTGPFYEEIKKQLHFEFTKNQLIEKLRRLKKKYRNCVSRMRSMGKDFAFKGTHERAIYDIARNIWSASVKRAHESDDEDLNAPSAIMSNEIITVPIDEGPLSSGRTISRSRRHLRRRVTEGTAAAVAFGGVGVENSTSVMHTPFASASNVPNIIEETVKSCLVPLFKELINSITGGPLGSGFSPGTSPLNLLPLSLEGSSLMAPGMPVDDNWRKQQILELEIYLNRLDLVWDHIKLTLDELKSAGS; encoded by the coding sequence ATGCGGACGGCTGAGGAAGCCGAGCAAGAGCGCGCTGTCTTCGAGGACGAAGAGGACTCCACTTCCGGGAGCGACGACAGCGAAGACGACAACGATGGCAACGGCCGggccccgccgccgcctccgccgatGCAATGTCAGACGGTGCCGCTCGCCGGCAATGTTGTCCCTTTGGCCTCCTCCCATCATGTCGGAGACCCTAACCCCAACCGTATCCCTAATACCTCCGGtcctgccgccgccgctgccgcccccCAGAACGGCGCGAACCCGGTCGTTCGTGTCTCTGCAGCCATCTCCACTCCTTCCGGCGCTGGCCTCTTCATTTCATCCTCCTCTGTTCCAGTCTCCGTCGCCACTGCCTCCGAGGAGAGGAGGTCCCTCGCCGTCGTCTCCTTCGATGAGTCCCGCCGGCTTTTCCAGCGACTTTGGACTGACGAGGAGGAGATCAAGATCCTCCAGAGGTTCTTGGGGTTCACCTCGAGGCGAGGTACCACCTTCGCCTCCCACCAGTACGACACCGGCCCCTTCTATGAGGAGATAAAGAAGCAGCTCCACTTTGAGTTCACCAAGAACCAGCTTATTGAAAAGCTCCGCCGTCTGAAGAAGAAGTATCGGAACTGCGTCAGTAGAATGCGGTCCATGGGAAAAGACTTCGCCTTTAAGGGCACCCACGAGCGGGCCATCTATGACATCGCTCGCAACATCTGGAGCGCAAGCGTCAAGAGGGCCCACGAGAGCGATGACGAGGACCTGAATGCCCCAAGCGCCATCATGTCCAACGAGATTATTACGGTTCCTATTGATGAGGGTCCTTTGAGTTCTGGTAGAACGATCTCGAGATCAAGAAGGCACTTGAGAAGAAGGGTGACTGAAGGGACTGCAGCTGCGGTTGCATTTGGGGGAGTTGGCGTGGAGAATTCCACCTCGGTGATGCACACACCTTTTGCTTCGGCATCCAATGTGCCAAACATCATAGAGGAGACAGTGAAGAGCTGCCTCGTGCCGCTGTTTAAGGAGCTGATAAATTCCATTACTGGGGGGCCTCTGGGTTCAGGATTTAGTCCAGGGACATCACCATTGAACCTGCTGCCTCTGAGCCTTGAAGGTAGTTCTTTGATGGCTCCAGGGATGCCTGTGGATGACAATTGGAGAAAGCAGCAGATTCTGGAACTGGAGATTTACTTGAACCGGCTAGATCTTGTATGGGACCACATCAAGTTGACATTGGATGAGCTCAAGTCTGCAGGAAGCTGA
- the LOC103991141 gene encoding two-pore potassium channel 5-like, translated as MEEAAQPLLSSHRIHSEIEESSPVSFSPSSDAATPSRLKPCLHRASSAPAMSVIPWDLFLQDSEPNLDTSSPIIKHASVLLLLYLSIGMLAYFFNPRGFSVVQTHPAVDALYFCIVTLCTIGYGDITPVTPVTKAISCVSVLVGFGLINVLLTDAVNHLLNLQESAIIDSVRGASTRHTSYIVDAEKGRMRIRTKVGLAVGVVVLSVGVGTVVLRLLENLDWMDAVYLSVMSVTTVGYGDRSFKTTRGRIFASVWLLVSTLAVGKAFLYLVEARIDRRHRRIAKWILKRDLTVKDLLAADLNQKGFISKSEFVIHKLKEMGRIDEKEILSICNQFNKIDLHNTGKITLPDLLSVSR; from the exons ATGGAAGAAGCGGCACAACCGCTGCTGTCCTCTCATCGCATTCACTCGGAAATCGAAGAGTCCTCCCCGGTCTCCTTCTCGCCTTCTTCCGATGCTGCTACTCCTTCTCGCCTCAAGCCTTGCCTCCACCGCGCAAGCAGCGCCCCGGCCATGTCGGTCATCCCCTGGGATCTCTTTCTCCAGGATTCGGAACCGAACCTCGATACCTCCAGCCCGATCATCAAGCATGCCTCCGTTCTGCTGCTGCTCTACCTCTCCATCGGCATGCTCGCCTACTTCTTCAACCCCCGGGGCTTCTCCGTCGTCCAGACCCACCCCGCTGTCGACGCTCTGTACTTCTGCATCGTCACCCTCTGTACCATCGGATACGGCGACATCACCCCCGTCACCCCGGTCACCAAAGCAATTTCCTGCGTGTCGGTCCTCGTCGGCTTCGGCCTCATCAACGTCCTGCTCACCGACGCCGTCAACCATTTACTCAACTTGCAGGAGAGCGCCATCATCGACAGCGTCCGCGGCGCCAGCACCCGACACACCAGCTACATTGTCGACGCTGAGAAGGGGCGGATGAGGATCCGCACGAAGGTGGGGCTAGCGGTCGGGGTCGTCGTGCTCTCTGTCGGGGTGGGGACGGTGGTGCTCCGCCTGCTGGAGAATCTCGACTGGATGGACGCCGTGTACCTGTCGGTGATGTCGGTGACGACAGTTGGATACGGAGATCGGTCGTTCAAGACGACGCGCGGGAGGATCTTCGCGTCCGTCTGGCTCCTGGTGTCCACCCTGGCTGTGGGCAAGGCGTTCCTCTACTTGGTGGAGGCCAGGATTGATAGGAGGCACCGGAGGATTGCGAAGTGGATCTTGAAAAGAGACTTGACGGTGAAGGATTTGCTTGCAGCTGATCTGAATCAGAAAGGATTCATCAG TAAATCAGAATTTGTGATACACAAGCTGAAGGAGATGGGAAGGATTGACGAGAAAGAAATATTGTCGATCTGCAACCAATTCAACAAGATTGACCTGCACAACACCGGGAAGATAACCCTCCCTGATCTATTGAGTGTCTCAAGATGA
- the LOC103990868 gene encoding S-adenosylmethionine synthase 5 → MAGAETFLFTSESVNEGHPDKLCDQVSDAVLDACLEQDPDSKVACETCTKTNMVMVFGEITTKANVDYEKIVRDTCRGIGFVSDDVGLDADRCKVLVNIEQQSPDIAQGVHGHFTKRPEEIGAGDQGHMFGYATDETPELMPLSHVLATKLGARLTEVRKNGTCAWLRPDGKTQVTVEYRNDHGAMVPIRVHTVLISTQHDETVTNDEIAADLKEHVIKPVIPERYLDEKTIFHLNPSGRFVIGGPHGDAGLTGRKIIIDTYGGWGAHGGGAFSGKDPTKVDRSGAYIVRQAAKSIVANGLARRCIVQVSYAIGVPEPLSVFVDSYGTGKIPDKEILKIVKEHFDFRPGMITINLDLQRGGNGRFLKTAAYGHFGRDDPDFTWEVVKPLKWEKPAA, encoded by the coding sequence ATGGCTGGCGCCGAAACCTTCCTTTTCACCTCTGAATCCGTGAACGAGGGGCATCCTGACAAGCTCTGCGATCAAGTTTCAGATGCCGTCCTTGACGCTTGCCTGGAGCAAGACCCCGACAGCAAGGTCGCCTGCGAGACCTGCACCAAAACCAACATGGTCATGGTCTTCGGCGAGATCACCACCAAGGCCAACGTGGATTACGAGAAGATTGTCCGTGACACCTGCCGCGGGATCGGGTTCGTGTCCGATGATGTCGGCCTGGACGCCGATCGCTGCAAGGTGCTCGTCAACATCGAGCAGCAGTCTCCTGACATCGCCCAAGGTGTGCACGGCCACTTCACCAAGCGCCCCGAGGAGATCGGGGCCGGCGATCAGGGCCACATGTTCGGGTACGCGACCGACGAGACCCCCGAACTGATGCCCCTCAGCCATGTCCTCGCCACCAAGCTCGGCGCACGCCTCACCGAGGTCCGCAAGAACGGCACCTGCGCCTGGCTCAGACCTGACGGCAAAACCCAGGTGACCGTCGAGTACCGCAATGACCACGGCGCCATGGTTCCGATCCGCGTCCACACCGTCCTCATCTCCACCCAGCACGACGAGACAGTGACCAACGACGAGATCGCCGCGGACCTTAAGGAGCACGTCATCAAGCCCGTCATTCCTGAGAGGTACCTCGACGAGAAGACTATCTTCCACCTCAACCCCTCGGGTCGGTTTGTCATCGGTGGCCCTCATGGTGACGCTGGGCTCACCGGCCGCAAGATCATCATCGACACCTACGGCGGCTGGGGCGCACACGGTGGCGGTGCCTTCTCCGGCAAGGATCCCACCAAGGTCGATCGCAGTGGTGCGTACATCGTGAGGCAGGCAGCCAAGAGCATCGTGGCCAACGGGCTCGCCCGCCGCTGCATTGTGCAGGTCTCCTACGCCATTGGCGTGCCGGAACCTCTGTCGGTGTTCGTCGATAGTTACGGCACCGGCAAGATCCCGGACAAGGAGATATTGAAGATTGTGAAAGAGCACTTCGACTTCAGGCCAGGGATGATCACCATCAACCTGGATCTGCAGAGGGGAGGCAATGGCAGGTTCCTCAAGACTGCGGCTTATGGGCACTTTGGAAGGGACGACCCCGACTTCACCTGGGAAGTCGTCAAGCCCCTCAAGTGGGAGAAGCCTGCTGCCTAA